ATCGCGAACGAGCCGACTGCGCAGCACAGCATGATGATCGGCATCACGGTCGAGCGCGGCGCCAGCAGGATGTAGGCAGCGACACGGATCATCGCGATGCCGAGCGGGATCATCAGGATGTTCGCGATGATGAACATGAGGTAGATCGCGTACATGCTCGACGCCTTCTCGGTGAACAGCGTCGGACCCGGATTGAGGCCCTTCATGTAGAGCACGCCGATCGCGATCGCGGCGATGGTGTCGCCGGGGATGCCGAACAGCAGCGAGGGCACCCAGCCCGACGCGATGCTGGCATTGTTGCTGGCGCCGGCCTCGACCAGGCCCTCGACATGGCCGGTGCCGAATTTCTCCTTCTCCTTGGAGAAGCGCTTCGACATCGCGTAGGAGACCCACGCCGCCATGTCGGCGCCGGCGCCGGGCAGCACGCCGATGATGATGCCGACGATGTTCCCGCGCGTCATCTGCCAATGGTACTTCTTGGTCAGCTTCCACTGCCCGGCCATGATGCTTCCGAATTTGCGCCGCGGCAGCGGCGGCGGCTCGGGCGTCAGCATCGCGCGCATCACCTGCGCCACCGCGAACACGCCGACCAGCGCCGGGATCGGCTCGATGCCGCCGAACAGGTCGGTGATGCCGAAGGTGAAGCGCGGGACGCCGCCGGGATTCTCGATGCCGATGCAGGAGACGAGCAGGCCGAGGAACATGCCGGCGATCGCCTTCACCGGTGAGGAGCGCGCGACCAGCGTGGCGCACATCAGGCCGAGCAGCGCCAGCCAGAAATATTCGAAGGTCGAAAACGACAGCGCGATCTCGGCGAGCGGCGGCGCCAGGATCATCAGCGACAGCACGCCGGCGATGCCGCCGACGGCGGAGAACCAGACGCCGGCCCCGAGCGCGAGCTCGGCCTGGCCCTTGCGCGTCATGGCATAGGCCTCGTCGGCATAGGCGGCGGACGCCGGCGTGCCGGGAATGCGCAAGAGCGCGCCGGGGATGTCGCCGGAGAAGATCGCCATCGAGGAGGCCGCGACGATGGTCGCGATCGCCGCGATCGGCGACAGATAGAAGGTGACGGGCACGAGCAGGGCGGTCGCCATCGTCGCCGACAGGCCGGGCAGCGAGCCGATCACCAGCCCGTACACGGAGGCGGCGAACATCGCGATGATGACCTCCCAGGTGGAGATCAGCGCGAGAGCATCAATCAGGGTCTTGAGCATGGGATCACCAGGGCGTCGGCAACAGGCCGGCGGGAAGCGGCACGCGCAGCAGCTTGCCGAAGATGAGGTGGATGGCGAAGGGCGACAGTGCTGCGAGCGGCAACGCCAGCTTCCACTTCGCGCCGAGCGCGGTGGAGGTGACGTAGACCATGATCGCCGCGGTGATGATGAAGCCGAGCCGGTCGGCGGCGAAGACGTAGAACAGCAGCAGCGCCGGCGGCAGCAGGGCGCGCAGGCCATAGAGCTTGCTCTGGGGCGGCGGCGCGGCCGCCTGTCCGTCCTCGAGCGGGACAAGCTCTTCCTCCTCCTCGAAGGAATGGCCGATGCCGAACACGATCGCGAGCCCGCACAGTGCGAGGCCGGTGCCGATCACGAGCGGAAACACGTTGGGGCCGACCGGCTGCCCCGGCACCGGTGGCAGGATGTAGCCGCCATAGGCTGCAGCCGCGCCGAGCACGACGAGAAACGATCCCGTGACGGAGTCGGGAAGACGCATGGGAGGAGTCCTATGAGGTTTCTTCTCCCTCTCCCCGTTCTTACGGGGAGAGGGTCGGGGTGAGGGGACTTTCCGCGCGGACGGTGAGAGTTGGATTCGTGGAGACTCCCCCTCACCCGAATTCGAGCAAAGCTCGAATTCGACCTCTCCCCGCAAGCGGGGAGAGGTGAACAATCACGCCTTGCTCAGGCCGGCCGCCTTCATGGCTTCGCCCATCTGGGCATCGCCCTTGTCCATGAAGGCAGCGAATTGGCCGGCATCGCCCCACACCGTGCCGAAGCCGCGATTGCTCATGAAGTCCTTGAACTCGGCGGAGTCGTAGACCTTCTTCAGGGCTGCGGTGAGCTTGGTTGCGATCTCCGGCGGCAGGTTCTTCGGCGCGCCGATGCCGCGCCAGGCGCCGGTCGCGTAGTCGATGCCCATCGCCTCCTTCAGCGTCGGCACGTCCTTGAAGATCGGGTTGCGCGCCGGCGCCATGATGGCAAGGCTCCTGGCCTTGCCGGCCTCGATGATGGCGCGCGCCTCCGGCACCGAGCAGGTGGTGAGGTCGAGGCCGCCGGCTGCGAGGTCCTGCATCGCAGGAGCTGCGCCGTTCGACGGCACCCAGGCGACCTGGTTGGCGGGCAGGCCCATCGCCTGCATCCAGCCGACCAGCGCCAGGTGCCAGATGCCGCCCTGGCCGGTGCCCGACGCCTTGAACTTGCCGGGAGGCGCCGCCTTGATCGCCTCGGCGAGCTCTTTCACCGTCTTGTAGGGCGAGGAGGACGATACCTGGATGCCCGGCGGGTCCTCGTTCATCAGCGCCAGCGGGGTGTAGCTCCGGGGCGTCAGATCGGTGAGGCCCTGCCAGTGCATCATCGAGATTTCGACCGTGAGCATGCCGATGGTGTAGCCGTCGGGCTGCGCAGTCGCGATCGCGCTATGGCCAACCACGCCGGAGCCGCCGGTGCGGTTGACCACGTTGAAGGGCTGGCCGAGGTCCTTTTCCAGCAGCGCTGCGACGATGCGCGCGGTTGCGTCCGTGCCGCCGCCCGCGCCCCAGGGCACGATGACGGTGACCGGCCGTGCCGGATAGGCTTGCGCCAGTGCGGGCTTGAAGCCGAAAGCGGCGGATGCCGCGACTGCGGCGCTTGAAGCCGCAAAGGTGCGGCGCGTTATCTTGGACATGAATGCCTCCCAGCGGCGCCCGTAAACTCGGGCGCTCTTGTCAATGAAGGCATTCTAGTCGGCTTTGCGGCGCCGCCGCAAGGTAGCGCTACCAGCGCGTTGTGAGCAACGTGGCGCTGCTCAAAACATGCTCACTGCGGCTCCTCCGCGTCGCCCTTCGGCCGCTCGCCGCCGAAAATACGGGTGCCCTCCGTGGTGAGATACGGCTTCAGGGTCTCCCACGGCACGAATGCGACATATTCGCCTTCGGCGTAGGGGCCGACCGCATAGGGCGGATAATGGAAGGTGAGCCCGGAGCTCTTGCCCGCCTCGGTTGAAGGTGCGAGCGTCACCGCGCCGATCTTGAGCAGGCTCGGCTCCACGCTCTTGAACCATTCGTCGGTCGCGGTCTCGCTGGTGTCGCGCTTCTTCTTCTCGACTTTGAGCGAGGCGATGATGGCCTTCACCATCGCCTTCATGGTCGGTCCCTTGTCGGCGGTCTCGGTGAAGAAGGGACGGATCGAGATGCGCTTGCCCTCGGCCTTGTCCCACAGGATCGTGTTCACGTCCGAGTTGGGATGGGCGCCGTGAGTGTCCATGTAGTCGTTGCGCAGCAGGCTGACATAACGATCGGCAACGATCGAGCGGATCGCATATTTGCGCTCGAAATCCCAGCCGCCATTCCTGAAGAATTGCGGATCCTCCTTGCGCGACGCGGCAGCTTCCGCTGCGCTCTTGTCGAGCCACTTCCTACCTTCGGCGAGGCAATCCGCCGCCAGCGCAGCATCGGTCTTGATCTTGTCGTCGAGGAAAACGCGGGCGTCGATGCTCTTGTTCTTGACGACAGCGTCGGGCTTTGGGTCGGCGGCGAGGGCGGATATCACGCACGTTGCGCTAAGCGCCACGGCGACGCTCAAACGGATCATGAAGTTCAAGGATTGTGCTCCCTAACTGAGCGTCAAAATACTTCGTGGAAGTCGTCGGCTATCTGGCGCGCAAAGTGGGGAGAGATGGAGCGCCGGACGGTTGCCTGCGCCTGCAAGCCGGTCGCCTCCTCGATGATCTGCTCGACATCGATCAGGTTGAGTAGCGAGAAAGCGACCGCCGGTTCAATCTCGACCAGGACGTCGATGTCGCTGTCCGGCAAATACTCATCGCGAGCCCGCGAGCCGAAGATGCCAAGCTTCGACACGCCCTTGCCTTTGATGGCATCAGCGTTCCTGCGTATCGCGGCGACGATTTCGTCTCGTGTCATGGACACAACCTGGCCGGTTACCCGGCCAGTCTATCATCTACGCCGCCGCCTCGCTATGCCCGAGCCGGGCATTCAGCTTGCGGATCAGCTCCTCGGCCGCATCCGCGATGACGGTGCCGGGCGGGAAGATCGCTTCCGCGCCGGCGGCATAGAGCGCATCGTAATCCTGCGGCGGCACCACGCCGCCGACGATGATCATGATGTCGTCGCGGCCCTGCTTCTTCAGCGCGGCCTTGAGCTCCGGCACGGCGGTGAGGTGTGCTGCGGCGAGCGAGGAGACGCCGAGGATGTGGACGTCGTTCTCGACCGCTTGCCGCGCGGCCTCGTCGGCGGTGGCAAACAGCGGCCCGATGTCGACGTCGAAGCCGATGTCGGCGAAGGCCGACGCGATCACCTTCTGGCCGCGGTCATGGCCGTCCTGGCCGATCTTGGCGACCAGGATGCGCGGGCGGCGGCCTTCGGCCTCCTCGAACGCATCGATCAGCGCCTGAACCTTCTCGACCTGGTTGCCCATGCTGGACGCCTCCCGCTTGTAGACGCCAGTGATGGATTTGATCTCGGCGCGGTGGCGGCCGAACACCTTTTCCATCGCGTCCGAAATTTCGCCGACGGTTGCCTTGGCGCGCGCGGCGTCGATCGCGAGCGCGAGCAGATTGCCGTTGCCTTCGCCGGCCGAACGCGTCAGCGCCGCGAGCGCGGCATCGACGTCCTTCTGGTTGCGCTCGGATTTCAGCCGCGTCAGCTTGTCGATCTGCAAGCGCCGGACATTGGTGTTGTCGACCTTGAGGATCTCGATGCTGTCCTCGTCGGTCGGCTTGTACTTGTTGACGCCGATCACGGCCTGCTTGCCGGCGTCGATCCGGGCCTGCGTCTTGGCCGAGGCCTCCTCGATGCGCAGTTTTGGTACGCCGGCTTCGATAGCTTTCGCCATGCCGCCGAGTTCCTCGACCTCCTGGATGTGGCTCCAGGCTTTCGCGGCGAGATCGCGCGTGAGCCGCTCGACATAATAAGAGCCGCCCCAGGGATCGATGATGCGGGTGGTGCCGCTCTCCTGCTGCAAAAACAGCTGGGTGTTGCGGGCGATGCGTGCCGAGAAATCGGTCGGCAGCGCCAGCGCTTCGTCGAGCGCGTTGGTGTGCAGCGATTGGGTGTGGCCTTGGGTCGCCGCCATCGCCTCCACCGTCGTGCGCATCACGTTGTTGAAGACGTCCTGCGCGGTCAGCGACCAGCCCGAGGTCTGGCTGTGCGTGCGCAGCGACAGCGAGCGCGGGTCCTTCGGATTGAACGGTTTCAGCAGCTTCGCCCAGAGCAGGCGTGCGGCGCGCAGCTTGGCGACTTCCATGAAGAAGTTCATGCCGATCGCCCAGAAGAACGACAGTCGCGGCGCGAAACGGTCGACGTCGAGACCCGCGGCAAGGCCGGCGCGTAGATATTCGACGCCGTCGGCGAGCGTATAGGCGAGCTCGAGGTCCTGCGTCGCGCCAGCCTCCTGCATGTGATAGCCGGAGATCGAGATCGAGTTGTACTTCGGCATCCTCGTCGAGGTGTAGGCGAAGATGTCCGAGATG
The genomic region above belongs to Bradyrhizobium arachidis and contains:
- a CDS encoding nucleotidyltransferase family protein, which encodes MTRDEIVAAIRRNADAIKGKGVSKLGIFGSRARDEYLPDSDIDVLVEIEPAVAFSLLNLIDVEQIIEEATGLQAQATVRRSISPHFARQIADDFHEVF
- a CDS encoding tripartite tricarboxylate transporter substrate binding protein, which encodes MSKITRRTFAASSAAVAASAAFGFKPALAQAYPARPVTVIVPWGAGGGTDATARIVAALLEKDLGQPFNVVNRTGGSGVVGHSAIATAQPDGYTIGMLTVEISMMHWQGLTDLTPRSYTPLALMNEDPPGIQVSSSSPYKTVKELAEAIKAAPPGKFKASGTGQGGIWHLALVGWMQAMGLPANQVAWVPSNGAAPAMQDLAAGGLDLTTCSVPEARAIIEAGKARSLAIMAPARNPIFKDVPTLKEAMGIDYATGAWRGIGAPKNLPPEIATKLTAALKKVYDSAEFKDFMSNRGFGTVWGDAGQFAAFMDKGDAQMGEAMKAAGLSKA
- a CDS encoding RsiV family protein, with the translated sequence MIRLSVAVALSATCVISALAADPKPDAVVKNKSIDARVFLDDKIKTDAALAADCLAEGRKWLDKSAAEAAASRKEDPQFFRNGGWDFERKYAIRSIVADRYVSLLRNDYMDTHGAHPNSDVNTILWDKAEGKRISIRPFFTETADKGPTMKAMVKAIIASLKVEKKKRDTSETATDEWFKSVEPSLLKIGAVTLAPSTEAGKSSGLTFHYPPYAVGPYAEGEYVAFVPWETLKPYLTTEGTRIFGGERPKGDAEEPQ
- a CDS encoding tripartite tricarboxylate transporter permease, coding for MLKTLIDALALISTWEVIIAMFAASVYGLVIGSLPGLSATMATALLVPVTFYLSPIAAIATIVAASSMAIFSGDIPGALLRIPGTPASAAYADEAYAMTRKGQAELALGAGVWFSAVGGIAGVLSLMILAPPLAEIALSFSTFEYFWLALLGLMCATLVARSSPVKAIAGMFLGLLVSCIGIENPGGVPRFTFGITDLFGGIEPIPALVGVFAVAQVMRAMLTPEPPPLPRRKFGSIMAGQWKLTKKYHWQMTRGNIVGIIIGVLPGAGADMAAWVSYAMSKRFSKEKEKFGTGHVEGLVEAGASNNASIASGWVPSLLFGIPGDTIAAIAIGVLYMKGLNPGPTLFTEKASSMYAIYLMFIIANILMIPLGIAMIRVAAYILLAPRSTVMPIIMLCCAVGSFAIGNNMFGVVTVAAFGVIGYVMEANGYPVAAMVLGIVMGTMVEQAFVTSLIKSDGSILPFFERPVAAILAAMAIGALLWPVMVWVWRKVKPMQTAAATTR
- the scpA gene encoding methylmalonyl-CoA mutase — its product is MSRIPNFADVAFERAATAAPSGTAEPWLTPEGILVKPAYGEADLAGLDFLETYPGIAPYLRGPYPTMYVNQPWTVRQYAGFSTAEDSNAFYRRNLAAGQKGLSVAFDLATHRGYDSDHPRVGGDVGMAGVAIDSIYDMRTLFAGIPLDQMSVSMTMNGAVLPILALYVAAAAEQGVPPEKLSGTIQNDILKEFMVRNTYIYPPAPSMRIISDIFAYTSTRMPKYNSISISGYHMQEAGATQDLELAYTLADGVEYLRAGLAAGLDVDRFAPRLSFFWAIGMNFFMEVAKLRAARLLWAKLLKPFNPKDPRSLSLRTHSQTSGWSLTAQDVFNNVMRTTVEAMAATQGHTQSLHTNALDEALALPTDFSARIARNTQLFLQQESGTTRIIDPWGGSYYVERLTRDLAAKAWSHIQEVEELGGMAKAIEAGVPKLRIEEASAKTQARIDAGKQAVIGVNKYKPTDEDSIEILKVDNTNVRRLQIDKLTRLKSERNQKDVDAALAALTRSAGEGNGNLLALAIDAARAKATVGEISDAMEKVFGRHRAEIKSITGVYKREASSMGNQVEKVQALIDAFEEAEGRRPRILVAKIGQDGHDRGQKVIASAFADIGFDVDIGPLFATADEAARQAVENDVHILGVSSLAAAHLTAVPELKAALKKQGRDDIMIIVGGVVPPQDYDALYAAGAEAIFPPGTVIADAAEELIRKLNARLGHSEAAA
- a CDS encoding tripartite tricarboxylate transporter TctB family protein; translation: MRLPDSVTGSFLVVLGAAAAYGGYILPPVPGQPVGPNVFPLVIGTGLALCGLAIVFGIGHSFEEEEELVPLEDGQAAAPPPQSKLYGLRALLPPALLLFYVFAADRLGFIITAAIMVYVTSTALGAKWKLALPLAALSPFAIHLIFGKLLRVPLPAGLLPTPW